The following coding sequences lie in one Arthrobacter sp. SLBN-122 genomic window:
- a CDS encoding MFS transporter, producing MSTESSAARRTEETDVKASGLKKVVTASMAGTVVEWYEFFLYASAATLVFGKAFFPNAGTELDGIIAAFLTYAVGFVARPIGGIVFGHFGDKFGRKQLLQLSIILVGVSTFLMGCLPTFQQIGYWAPTLLVVLRFAQGFAVGGEWGGAVLLVAEHSPSKSRGFWASWPQSAVPLGNLLATAVLFILSSTLTQDAFLGWGWRVAFWLSAVIVLIGYYIRTKVNDAPIFLEARKEVEAGHKGYGVAEVFRRYPRGVFTAMGLRFAENILYYLVVTFSITYLKTVVQADTTRILLLLLLAHAVHFAVVPMVGKLSDRFGRKPVYMAGAIMGATWGFFAFPMMDTKNDAIILAAIMIGLVFHAFMYAGQPAIMAEMFPTRMRYSGVSLGYQVTSIVAGSLAPIIAASLLGTYKSSVPVAVYLLIACAITAVAVFFLKETRGISLHDVDAADAQGTADLLAANKK from the coding sequence ATGAGTACGGAAAGCTCCGCCGCAAGGCGTACAGAGGAAACCGACGTCAAGGCCTCAGGCCTCAAGAAGGTAGTGACGGCCTCCATGGCCGGAACCGTGGTGGAGTGGTACGAGTTCTTCCTCTACGCATCCGCCGCCACGCTGGTGTTCGGAAAGGCCTTCTTCCCCAACGCCGGCACCGAACTGGACGGCATCATCGCAGCCTTCCTCACCTACGCAGTCGGCTTCGTGGCCCGCCCCATCGGCGGGATCGTCTTTGGCCACTTCGGCGACAAGTTCGGCCGGAAGCAGCTGCTGCAGCTGAGCATCATCCTGGTGGGCGTCTCCACCTTCCTCATGGGCTGCCTGCCCACCTTCCAGCAGATCGGCTACTGGGCCCCCACCCTGCTGGTGGTGCTCCGGTTTGCCCAGGGCTTTGCCGTTGGCGGGGAGTGGGGCGGTGCCGTCCTCCTCGTGGCAGAGCACAGCCCCAGCAAGTCCCGCGGATTCTGGGCCAGCTGGCCGCAATCTGCAGTGCCGCTGGGAAACCTGCTGGCCACGGCCGTGCTGTTCATCCTGTCCTCCACGCTGACCCAGGACGCCTTCCTGGGATGGGGCTGGCGCGTGGCGTTCTGGCTGTCCGCGGTGATCGTCCTGATCGGCTACTACATCCGGACCAAAGTCAACGACGCACCCATCTTCCTGGAGGCCCGCAAAGAGGTCGAGGCCGGCCACAAGGGCTACGGTGTCGCCGAAGTTTTCCGGCGCTACCCCCGCGGCGTGTTCACCGCCATGGGCCTGCGCTTCGCGGAAAACATCCTGTACTACCTGGTGGTCACCTTCTCCATCACCTACCTGAAGACCGTGGTGCAGGCCGACACCACCCGCATCCTGCTCCTGCTGCTCCTGGCCCACGCCGTGCACTTCGCGGTGGTGCCCATGGTCGGCAAGCTGTCGGACCGCTTTGGCCGTAAGCCCGTCTACATGGCCGGTGCCATCATGGGTGCCACCTGGGGCTTCTTCGCCTTCCCCATGATGGATACCAAGAACGATGCCATCATCCTTGCCGCCATCATGATCGGGCTGGTGTTCCACGCCTTCATGTACGCAGGTCAGCCTGCCATCATGGCGGAAATGTTCCCCACGCGGATGCGGTACTCCGGGGTGTCCCTGGGCTACCAGGTGACCTCGATCGTGGCCGGTTCGCTGGCTCCGATCATCGCCGCCTCGCTCCTGGGCACCTACAAGTCCTCCGTCCCCGTGGCCGTCTACCTGCTGATCGCCTGCGCCATTACCGCCGTCGCGGTCTTCTTCCTGAAGGAAACCCGCGGCATCTCGCTGCACGACGTGGACGCCGCCGACGCCCAAGGCACCGCCGACCTCCTTGCCGCCAACAAGAAGTAG
- the metX gene encoding homoserine O-acetyltransferase MetX — MTVTVARTTIPEHGIVRYASIGGLELEAGGYLPDVTLAYETWGTLNADGSNAVLIEHALTGSTHVTRGDTDEEGWWEQLAGPGAPVDTDRFFVVSINIVGGCYGSTGPSSPAPDGSPWGSRFPLVTLRDSTVAEARLADQLGIKSWFAVLGGSMGGARSLEWAVTYPERVQRCAVIAVGAASTAEQIAFAQAQTLAIRQDPNFNGGDYYGGPSPEDGLALARRIAHITYRSAAELEGRFGRSPQATESPLKGEILAARGRYQVESYLDHQGNKLVKRFDANSYIALTEALMSHDICRGRGSLAETLARSTARFLVAAVDSDRLYFPSQSHELAQALPGDVDVHVIQAPIGHDGFLTEIGQLGSQLRGTFLA, encoded by the coding sequence ATGACGGTTACCGTCGCCCGAACCACCATTCCCGAACACGGAATCGTCCGCTACGCCTCCATCGGGGGACTGGAACTTGAAGCCGGCGGCTACCTCCCGGACGTCACGCTGGCCTACGAAACCTGGGGCACGCTTAACGCGGACGGCAGCAATGCCGTCCTGATCGAGCATGCCCTGACCGGAAGCACCCACGTGACCCGTGGCGACACGGACGAAGAAGGCTGGTGGGAACAGCTGGCCGGTCCCGGCGCGCCCGTGGACACGGACAGGTTCTTCGTGGTGTCCATCAACATCGTGGGCGGCTGCTACGGGTCCACCGGTCCGTCGTCGCCCGCCCCGGACGGATCCCCCTGGGGCTCCCGTTTCCCGCTCGTCACCCTGCGGGACAGCACGGTGGCGGAGGCCCGGCTGGCAGACCAGTTGGGCATCAAGAGCTGGTTTGCCGTCCTGGGCGGCTCCATGGGCGGCGCCCGTTCCCTGGAATGGGCCGTGACCTACCCGGAGAGGGTGCAGCGCTGTGCCGTCATCGCCGTGGGGGCCGCAAGCACAGCCGAGCAGATCGCCTTCGCGCAGGCCCAGACGCTGGCCATCCGGCAGGATCCGAATTTCAACGGCGGCGACTACTACGGCGGTCCCAGCCCGGAAGACGGCCTGGCCCTTGCCCGGCGCATCGCCCACATCACGTACCGCTCCGCAGCCGAGCTGGAAGGCCGGTTCGGCCGGTCACCGCAGGCGACCGAGTCGCCCCTGAAGGGCGAGATCCTGGCCGCCCGGGGCCGCTACCAGGTGGAAAGCTACCTGGACCACCAGGGCAACAAGCTCGTGAAGCGCTTCGACGCGAACAGCTACATTGCCCTGACCGAAGCGTTGATGAGCCACGACATCTGCCGGGGCCGGGGGAGCCTCGCAGAGACGTTGGCCAGGTCAACTGCACGCTTCCTCGTAGCCGCCGTCGACTCCGACCGGCTCTATTTTCCGTCCCAATCCCATGAACTGGCCCAGGCCCTGCCCGGGGACGTGGACGTCCACGTCATCCAGGCCCCGATCGGGCACGACGGGTTCCTGACCGAAATCGGCCAGCTGGGCAGCCAGCTGAGGGGCACCTTCCTGGCCTGA
- a CDS encoding bifunctional o-acetylhomoserine/o-acetylserine sulfhydrylase has protein sequence MSNGWSFETRQIHAGQEVDSATGARALPIYQTTSFVFPSAESAANRFALAELAPIYTRIGNPTQDAVEQRIASLEGGLAALLLSSGQAAETFAVLNIAEAGDHIVASPSLYGGTYNLFAHTLKKFGISVTFVDDPDNLDQWRAAVQPNTKLFFGEVVSNPRQDVLDIEGISGVAHQAGVPLIVDNTLSTPYLIRPLEWGADIVIHSATKYLGGHGTAIAGVIVDSGKFDFSKDPERFPGFNTPDPTYNGLVYARDLGADGALGANLSYILKARVQLLRDLGSAVSPFNAFLISQGLETLSLRVERHVANATEVARWLEGRDDVESVAYAGLPSSPWYERGRKYGPKGTGAVVAFNLAGGAEAGKRFVDALELHSHVANIGDVRSLVIHPASTTHSQLSPEQQAVAGVTPGLVRLSVGLEHIDDILADLEAGFRAAKGAPA, from the coding sequence ATGTCCAACGGATGGTCCTTCGAAACCCGCCAGATCCATGCAGGCCAGGAAGTGGACAGTGCCACGGGAGCCCGTGCGCTGCCGATTTACCAGACCACGTCCTTCGTGTTCCCCAGTGCCGAAAGCGCAGCCAACCGCTTTGCCCTGGCTGAACTTGCACCCATCTACACCCGGATCGGCAACCCCACCCAGGACGCCGTCGAACAGCGGATCGCCAGCCTTGAGGGAGGCCTGGCCGCTTTGCTGCTGAGTTCCGGGCAGGCAGCGGAAACCTTCGCGGTCCTGAACATCGCGGAGGCCGGGGACCACATTGTGGCCAGCCCCAGCCTTTACGGCGGGACGTACAACCTGTTCGCCCACACCCTGAAGAAGTTCGGCATCTCGGTCACGTTCGTGGACGATCCCGACAACCTGGACCAGTGGCGCGCCGCCGTCCAGCCCAACACCAAGCTCTTCTTTGGCGAAGTGGTGTCCAATCCCCGCCAGGACGTCCTGGATATCGAAGGCATCTCCGGGGTGGCCCACCAGGCAGGCGTGCCGCTGATCGTGGACAACACCCTGTCCACCCCGTACCTGATCCGTCCGCTCGAGTGGGGCGCCGACATCGTGATCCATTCCGCCACTAAATACCTTGGCGGCCACGGCACGGCGATTGCCGGCGTCATTGTCGATTCCGGAAAATTCGACTTCAGCAAGGATCCTGAACGGTTCCCAGGCTTCAACACCCCTGACCCCACCTACAACGGCCTGGTCTACGCACGCGACCTCGGCGCCGATGGTGCGCTGGGAGCCAACCTGTCCTACATCCTCAAGGCCCGCGTCCAGCTGCTGCGCGATCTGGGCTCGGCCGTGTCCCCGTTCAACGCCTTCCTGATCTCCCAGGGCCTGGAGACGCTGAGCCTGCGGGTGGAGCGCCATGTCGCCAACGCCACGGAAGTGGCGCGCTGGCTGGAAGGAAGGGACGACGTCGAATCCGTCGCCTACGCGGGGCTGCCCTCCAGCCCCTGGTACGAACGTGGCCGCAAGTACGGGCCCAAGGGGACGGGCGCCGTCGTGGCTTTCAACCTGGCCGGCGGGGCGGAGGCGGGCAAGCGCTTCGTCGACGCCCTTGAACTGCACTCCCACGTTGCGAACATCGGCGACGTCCGCTCCCTGGTCATCCACCCGGCGTCGACCACCCACAGCCAGCTCTCGCCGGAGCAGCAGGCAGTGGCAGGGGTGACCCCGGGACTGGTCCGGCTGTCCGTAGGCCTGGAACACATCGATGACATCCTGGCCGACCTGGAAGCGGGCTTCCGCGCAGCCAAGGGCGCCCCGGCCTAA
- the hutI gene encoding imidazolonepropionase, translated as MSTLITNIAELMTQDLEHRVLKDAAVVVEGERISWIGAAADAPAADNAVDAGGRAMLPGWVDSHSHLLFAGDRTAEFEARMAGEAYAAGGIAVTMNATRATSDFDLTRLAMGRVAEAVSQGTTYLETKTGYGLDIGNEARSARIAATIADQVTYLGAHLVPAGQDPEEYTDLVCGPMLDAVRPYVQWADVFCEEGAFTAEQSRRVLTACRDAGLGLRVHGNQLGEGPGVQLAVELGAASVDHVNYLAGQDVKALAASWSGWDAAAGTGGRGTVATCLPACDLSTRQPLAPARELLDAGVQVALASNCNPGTSYTSSMAFCVTTAVLQMHLSVHEAVRAATYGGALALHRESGRDADGERAVGSIAVGHRADLHLLNAPSATHLAYRPGMPLTYAVWRAGARER; from the coding sequence ATGAGTACCCTGATCACCAATATTGCCGAGCTGATGACCCAGGACCTGGAACACCGGGTCCTGAAGGACGCGGCGGTAGTGGTCGAGGGGGAACGGATCTCGTGGATCGGCGCCGCAGCTGATGCCCCGGCGGCAGATAACGCCGTGGACGCTGGCGGCCGGGCCATGCTCCCGGGGTGGGTGGACTCCCACAGCCACCTGCTGTTCGCCGGGGACCGTACTGCAGAATTCGAAGCCCGTATGGCGGGGGAGGCGTATGCCGCCGGCGGCATCGCCGTCACGATGAATGCCACCCGCGCCACGTCGGATTTCGACCTCACCCGCCTGGCCATGGGCAGGGTTGCCGAGGCAGTTTCGCAGGGGACGACGTACCTGGAAACGAAGACCGGCTACGGCCTGGATATCGGGAACGAGGCCCGGAGCGCGCGCATCGCCGCCACCATAGCGGACCAGGTAACCTACCTTGGCGCCCATTTGGTTCCTGCCGGCCAGGACCCGGAGGAGTACACCGACCTGGTCTGCGGGCCGATGCTTGATGCCGTCCGCCCGTATGTCCAATGGGCCGACGTCTTTTGCGAGGAAGGTGCGTTCACCGCCGAACAATCCCGGCGCGTGCTGACCGCCTGCCGTGATGCCGGCCTGGGCCTGCGTGTGCATGGCAACCAACTGGGCGAGGGCCCTGGCGTGCAGCTTGCCGTAGAGCTGGGCGCAGCCAGCGTGGACCACGTCAACTACCTGGCCGGGCAGGACGTGAAGGCCCTTGCCGCTTCCTGGTCCGGGTGGGACGCCGCCGCGGGAACCGGTGGGCGGGGCACGGTGGCCACCTGCCTCCCCGCCTGCGATCTCTCAACCCGGCAACCGTTGGCCCCCGCCCGCGAGCTTCTCGACGCCGGCGTGCAGGTGGCGCTTGCCTCCAATTGCAATCCCGGAACGTCGTACACAAGTTCCATGGCGTTCTGCGTCACCACCGCTGTCCTCCAGATGCACCTGAGCGTGCACGAGGCCGTCCGGGCTGCCACCTATGGGGGTGCGCTGGCGTTGCACAGGGAAAGCGGCCGTGATGCCGACGGGGAACGCGCCGTGGGGTCCATCGCCGTCGGGCACCGGGCCGACCTGCACCTGCTGAATGCTCCTTCCGCGACGCATCTCGCTTACCGCCCGGGCATGCCGTTGACGTACGCTGTGTGGCGGGCAGGAGCCAGGGAGCGGTAG
- a CDS encoding CPBP family intramembrane glutamic endopeptidase produces MLVPSRRRLRLEVWIVLGLSLGQSAVYSVVQLLDKMTRAPLAEGTSTLNRSQSTREYFDLTYQLLDIIFALVPVLLVLYFLTDQRQAGPGDAGNSRSAFQKLGFNFVRPGKDLLQGLGLAALIGIPSLGLYAAGRALGITTAIIPSALDAYWWTVPVLILSAIRHAVLEEVIVVGYLLNRFGKFGWSTPLAIAVSSLLRGSYHLYQGFGPFFGNAVMGVVFAWLYTRTRRVMPLVIAHALLDIVAFVGFSLFGKAVGLG; encoded by the coding sequence ATGCTGGTTCCCTCCCGCCGTCGCCTGCGGCTCGAAGTATGGATCGTCCTTGGCCTCTCCCTGGGCCAGTCGGCTGTCTACTCCGTGGTGCAGCTGCTGGACAAGATGACCCGCGCTCCGCTGGCGGAGGGCACGTCCACGCTGAACCGCTCCCAAAGCACCCGCGAGTACTTCGACCTCACCTACCAGCTGCTGGACATCATCTTTGCACTGGTGCCGGTGCTGCTGGTTCTCTACTTCCTTACGGACCAGCGCCAGGCAGGGCCGGGTGATGCCGGGAACTCCCGCTCCGCGTTCCAGAAGCTCGGGTTCAATTTCGTCCGGCCCGGCAAGGATCTGCTGCAGGGCCTCGGACTGGCCGCGCTGATCGGCATTCCCTCACTGGGGCTCTATGCGGCCGGCCGGGCACTGGGAATCACCACCGCCATTATCCCGAGCGCCCTGGATGCCTACTGGTGGACGGTTCCTGTGCTGATCCTGTCCGCCATCCGCCACGCAGTTCTCGAGGAAGTCATCGTGGTGGGCTACCTCCTGAACCGCTTTGGCAAGTTCGGGTGGAGCACGCCGCTGGCCATTGCAGTGAGTTCCCTGCTGCGCGGCAGCTACCACCTGTACCAAGGCTTCGGTCCGTTCTTTGGCAACGCCGTGATGGGCGTGGTCTTCGCCTGGCTGTACACCCGGACCCGGCGGGTCATGCCACTCGTCATCGCCCATGCCCTGCTGGACATCGTGGCCTTCGTGGGCTTCAGCCTGTTCGGCAAAGCCGTGGGGCTGGGCTAG
- a CDS encoding zinc-binding dehydrogenase, translating into MKAAVLYSTVPAPTPGAGPGKRTYSDAGPLLVQELEQPEPRAGELGVAITYSSLCHSDLSVVDGSRVRPLPMALGHEAVGRVVSVGEGVADVSVGDHVVLVFVPSCGKCRACLSGRPALCHRAAEVNGSGDLLHGPALLRTPAGERINHHLGVSAFADYAVVARESVVVIDDDVPDTVAAMFGCAVLTGMGAVLNTAGVSAGQSVAVFGLGAVGLSAVMAARLAGAASVIAIDPNQGKHQLARDAGATSVGTPEDAARLVAEASGDGVDVAIEAVGSAGVIASCLDLVTRGGAVVSVGLPHPSAQLTVPALQFAGAGKRLLGSYMGDAVPSRDIPKYLGFWREGRLPVELLHTDTRPLSEINEGLDALVSGQVVRRLFQA; encoded by the coding sequence ATGAAAGCCGCCGTCCTGTACTCCACCGTTCCGGCCCCCACCCCGGGGGCCGGACCCGGGAAACGGACCTACTCCGATGCCGGCCCGCTGCTGGTGCAGGAACTGGAGCAGCCGGAGCCGCGGGCCGGTGAGCTGGGTGTTGCCATCACCTACTCCAGCCTGTGCCATTCAGATCTCTCGGTGGTGGACGGTTCCCGCGTCCGGCCGCTTCCCATGGCCCTGGGCCACGAGGCCGTGGGACGGGTGGTGTCCGTCGGCGAAGGTGTGGCCGACGTGTCGGTGGGTGACCACGTGGTGCTGGTCTTCGTGCCGAGCTGCGGGAAGTGCCGGGCCTGCCTGTCCGGCCGGCCGGCCCTGTGCCACCGCGCAGCGGAGGTCAACGGCTCCGGGGACCTGCTGCACGGTCCGGCGCTGCTGCGGACTCCGGCGGGGGAGCGCATCAACCACCACCTGGGCGTCTCGGCCTTTGCCGACTACGCGGTAGTCGCGCGGGAATCGGTGGTGGTGATTGACGACGACGTCCCGGACACGGTTGCCGCGATGTTTGGTTGCGCCGTGCTCACCGGAATGGGCGCCGTCCTGAACACCGCCGGCGTCAGTGCGGGCCAGTCGGTGGCGGTGTTCGGACTTGGCGCGGTGGGCCTGTCCGCCGTCATGGCAGCGCGCCTTGCGGGGGCCGCCAGCGTGATTGCCATTGATCCGAACCAGGGCAAGCACCAGCTGGCCCGCGACGCCGGGGCCACGTCGGTGGGGACTCCGGAGGACGCGGCACGGTTGGTTGCGGAAGCCTCCGGAGACGGGGTGGACGTCGCCATCGAGGCGGTGGGCTCGGCGGGCGTCATTGCCTCCTGCCTGGACCTGGTTACCCGGGGAGGCGCCGTGGTCTCGGTGGGCCTTCCCCATCCGTCCGCCCAGTTGACGGTACCCGCCCTGCAGTTTGCCGGAGCGGGAAAACGGCTGCTGGGCTCCTACATGGGGGATGCCGTGCCCTCCCGCGACATCCCGAAATACCTCGGATTCTGGCGGGAGGGCAGGCTCCCCGTTGAGTTGCTGCACACGGACACGAGGCCACTGAGTGAGATCAACGAGGGCCTTGATGCGCTGGTATCCGGGCAGGTGGTGAGGCGGCTCTTCCAGGCCTGA
- a CDS encoding HNH endonuclease signature motif containing protein — MEISSGGGVVLEGVHASVAALDALAAEDTFLAAGVGVGADVDVLQRRYELRLTRLEVVKRLEAQLAAVKAVDVAEAVEIQHAMLAPDAPVRERTYAEMSAVEEIAGVLTISSGAAGAFVEQSRRVCALPPVMDALAAGALSWQHARIVADETEGLTPDGAAALVAHFFDPAAPKPARGAAPGKLVPSRFRTKIRAWRERHHPESLQKRHAKGVADRRMEYSPDRDGMAWISLRLPGHTACAIWNRTTATARGLQGPNEPRTLTQLRPDIAASLLLGTGLLPGPENTATADTATFSGSGPGTDSSSPTAGTTGIAQVPTPRADVLVMVPVFSLLGSTDEPAELDGLGPIPASLARKLVADGADSFYRVLVDPRDGAPLEIGRTRYRLTETVKQWIRMRDGKCTFPGCNNRTPDNDTDHLTAWDHGGTTGTSNLAQLCPKHHRLKHNSQWKPDAATPREPPGWTSPTGRHYNPEHDDTEPPHWPPGILSPNESTVAPAAPPATGTPAAPAWAGCEVEESDGDNLLDPDELSPTDPLWDDFYAKPFVLPPDPEADWQLVLSLM; from the coding sequence ATGGAAATCAGCAGCGGTGGCGGGGTGGTCTTGGAGGGGGTTCATGCCTCTGTGGCCGCCCTGGATGCGCTGGCTGCTGAGGATACGTTCCTGGCTGCCGGTGTTGGTGTTGGGGCTGATGTTGATGTCTTGCAGCGGCGGTATGAGCTCCGGCTGACCCGGCTGGAGGTGGTGAAGCGGCTGGAGGCGCAGCTCGCCGCGGTCAAGGCCGTTGATGTTGCCGAGGCCGTTGAGATCCAGCACGCAATGCTTGCCCCCGACGCGCCCGTGCGTGAACGCACCTACGCGGAGATGTCAGCGGTGGAGGAGATCGCGGGTGTCCTGACCATCAGCTCCGGCGCTGCCGGGGCATTCGTGGAGCAGTCCCGCCGTGTCTGTGCCCTGCCGCCGGTGATGGACGCTTTGGCCGCCGGGGCCCTGTCCTGGCAGCACGCCAGGATTGTTGCCGACGAAACCGAAGGCCTCACCCCGGACGGCGCCGCCGCGTTAGTAGCCCACTTCTTCGACCCCGCTGCCCCCAAGCCGGCCCGCGGCGCCGCACCCGGCAAGCTGGTTCCGTCCCGGTTCCGGACGAAGATCCGCGCCTGGCGGGAGCGCCACCACCCCGAAAGCCTGCAGAAGCGCCACGCGAAGGGCGTCGCGGACCGGCGGATGGAATACAGCCCGGACCGCGACGGCATGGCCTGGATCTCGCTCCGCCTCCCCGGGCACACCGCCTGCGCCATCTGGAACCGCACCACCGCCACCGCCCGCGGCCTCCAAGGCCCCAACGAACCCCGCACCCTCACCCAACTCCGCCCCGACATCGCAGCATCCCTGCTCCTCGGGACAGGCCTGCTTCCCGGTCCAGAAAACACCGCCACCGCTGACACCGCCACCTTCTCCGGAAGCGGGCCGGGTACAGACAGCAGTTCCCCCACGGCAGGCACCACCGGGATAGCCCAGGTCCCCACTCCGCGGGCCGACGTCCTGGTCATGGTCCCGGTGTTCTCCCTCCTCGGCAGCACCGACGAACCCGCAGAACTGGACGGCCTGGGCCCCATCCCGGCCTCCCTGGCACGCAAGCTCGTCGCGGACGGGGCGGACTCGTTCTACCGGGTCCTGGTCGACCCTCGCGACGGGGCCCCCTTGGAGATCGGCCGCACCCGCTACCGACTCACGGAAACCGTCAAACAGTGGATCCGGATGCGGGACGGAAAATGCACCTTCCCCGGCTGCAACAACCGCACCCCGGACAACGACACCGACCACCTCACCGCCTGGGACCACGGCGGCACCACCGGCACCAGCAACCTGGCACAACTCTGCCCAAAACATCACCGGCTCAAGCACAACAGCCAGTGGAAACCGGATGCGGCGACCCCTCGTGAGCCACCGGGCTGGACCTCACCCACCGGCCGCCACTACAACCCTGAACACGACGACACCGAACCACCCCACTGGCCACCAGGGATATTGTCGCCGAATGAATCGACGGTTGCACCCGCCGCACCACCGGCGACGGGTACACCAGCGGCGCCAGCGTGGGCAGGGTGCGAGGTGGAGGAATCTGACGGCGACAACCTGCTGGATCCGGACGAACTGTCGCCGACGGATCCGCTATGGGACGACTTTTATGCGAAGCCCTTTGTGTTGCCGCCCGACCCGGAGGCGGACTGGCAGTTGGTGCTGTCGCTGATGTGA
- a CDS encoding VOC family protein, with protein MRMDHVSYACETDGLAATTERISSALGVEAVKGGVHPRFGTRNMIIPLAGHKYLEVVEVLDHPASDKAPFGQAVRARSAAGGGWMGWCVEVDDLAPFEERLGRAAVNGNRKFPDGRELVWKQIGILGLIADPQVPYMLKWEGDPSLHPSNAYASNIKMSCLTIAGSASRVTEWLGEPVEKPLEDVAVEWVAPHGTPGILSVTFETANGAVTI; from the coding sequence ATGCGCATGGATCACGTCTCTTACGCCTGTGAAACCGATGGCCTCGCGGCCACTACCGAACGTATTTCATCTGCCCTCGGCGTTGAGGCAGTGAAGGGCGGGGTCCACCCCCGGTTCGGAACCCGGAATATGATCATCCCGCTCGCCGGGCACAAGTACCTGGAAGTCGTGGAGGTCCTGGACCACCCGGCATCGGACAAGGCACCGTTCGGTCAGGCAGTCCGTGCCCGTTCCGCAGCCGGCGGCGGCTGGATGGGCTGGTGCGTCGAAGTGGACGACCTCGCCCCCTTTGAGGAACGCCTTGGCCGTGCTGCCGTGAACGGCAACCGCAAGTTCCCGGACGGCCGGGAGCTGGTCTGGAAGCAGATTGGCATCCTTGGCCTTATCGCCGACCCCCAGGTTCCGTACATGCTCAAGTGGGAAGGTGACCCGTCACTGCACCCGTCCAACGCCTACGCCAGCAACATCAAGATGAGCTGCCTGACCATCGCCGGTTCCGCCTCCCGCGTGACCGAGTGGCTGGGTGAGCCGGTGGAGAAGCCGCTTGAGGACGTTGCGGTTGAGTGGGTGGCCCCGCACGGAACGCCGGGAATCCTGTCGGTCACGTTCGAAACCGCCAACGGAGCAGTCACCATCTAA
- a CDS encoding DeoR/GlpR family DNA-binding transcription regulator, translating into MTRTDRLTAILDLLARTGQVEVDEIVSTLNVSPATARRDLDSLAKRRLLTRTRGGATTGALAYDLPGRYNRDDHAEAKEQIAQCASALIRPGAVIGLCGGTTSTALAQILATREDLNAPSNQPTLTVVTNAINIAGQLAVRPNIKVMVTGGILNPRSYELVGPYTDIIMQKVVLDIAFIGVNGIDPEVGPTNTGEGEASVNALLASRARVSYVLADSSKVGVRAFATMDGYDFTRLITDSGISPRDKAAFEANGTEVIVAPA; encoded by the coding sequence ATGACGCGCACTGACCGGTTGACGGCGATCCTTGACCTGCTGGCCAGGACCGGGCAAGTGGAGGTTGACGAGATTGTCAGCACCCTCAATGTCTCGCCGGCCACGGCGCGGCGTGACCTGGACAGCTTGGCCAAACGCCGGCTGCTGACGCGTACCCGGGGTGGCGCCACTACCGGCGCCCTGGCCTACGATCTTCCCGGCCGCTACAACCGCGACGACCACGCGGAGGCCAAGGAACAGATTGCCCAGTGCGCCTCGGCGTTGATCCGGCCCGGGGCGGTGATTGGCCTGTGCGGGGGGACCACCAGCACCGCGCTCGCGCAGATCCTCGCTACCCGTGAGGACCTGAACGCGCCGTCCAATCAGCCCACCCTTACTGTGGTCACCAATGCCATCAACATCGCCGGCCAATTGGCGGTGCGGCCCAACATCAAGGTGATGGTGACCGGGGGAATCCTCAACCCGCGGTCCTATGAGCTGGTGGGGCCCTATACGGACATCATCATGCAGAAGGTGGTGCTGGACATCGCGTTCATCGGTGTCAACGGCATTGATCCCGAAGTTGGCCCAACCAACACGGGGGAAGGGGAGGCATCAGTGAACGCCCTGCTCGCCAGCAGGGCCCGGGTGTCCTATGTCCTGGCCGATTCCTCCAAGGTGGGCGTGCGGGCCTTCGCCACCATGGACGGCTATGACTTCACCCGTCTGATTACCGATTCCGGGATCTCCCCACGGGACAAGGCTGCCTTTGAGGCCAACGGCACGGAAGTGATCGTCGCGCCGGCCTGA